CAgtaacagcaacaacaccagTGCCAACAAACTTTTGAAACGTCAGAATTACGGTGGTGCCTACATCTGGCACGAACCGTTCTTTGATTGCCAGGGTCAATACCATGAGGGTGTTCACTCATGCGACGAAGCTTATATTTGTGACCGACAATACTTTGACAATAGATGGCATGATGGCCAATGGAGAAATGGTGTCTGGCATGAGGGCAATTGGGGTTCTGATGGTATCTGGCACGACTCAGTTTATGATGGCAGATTCACTCCTGAAAGAGATGGTCGTTATGGACCTTATGGCCGTCACCATGGTGGGTATGAGAACGGCGGTTGTGGTCGTGAAGAATGTGGCCGTGAAGAGTGTGGCCATGAAGGATCCTGTGGACGTGAACGCGAACGCGAACGTGAGGAGTGTAGTCGTGAAGAGTCATGCGGTCGTGAAGAAAGCTGCGGCAGAGAAGAATCCTGTGGTTGTGGAAATGAAGGCTGTGGTTGTGACGGTCGCTATGATGGCCGTTATGAGGGTCACCACGGACGACACCACGAGGGGTATCACGATGGTCGCTACGATGGTCGTTATGATGGACGCTACGATGGTCGCTATGATGGCCGTTATGATGGTCGTTATGAGGGCCGTTATGAGGGTGCTCCCTACGACGGACGTCACCATGAAGGTCGCTACGAATGTGAAGAGGAACGTGGTTGCGGCTATGAGCACCACCCTTCTAACCAAGGCTGTAATGAATATGGCGGTTATGGCCGATATGGATATCACGAGCTAGTCAAGACTGAGGAAGCAGTTCCAGCTACCGAAGAAATGGAAGCTCAAGCTGTCGAAACCCCTGCTGAAGCCACTGTAGCAGTTGCTGATGCCGTTGTGcctgctgaagaagaagaacaatCAGCTGTAGCTCCAGTAGTTTCACTTGCCAAGCGTCTTTTTGGACTCTGTGGAGGCAGTAGCAACAAGGGATGTGATTCCGGATGCGACAGTGGATGTGATAGCGGTGGTGGAAGCTCTGGATGTAGCCTTTGCGGACTCTGTGGCGGAGGTGGcggtggcagcagctgtggAAGCAGTTGCGGAAGTGGTTGCGGAAGTGGTTGTGGAAGCAGTTGCGGAAGTGGTTGCGGAGGTGGCTGCGGTAGCAGCTGTGGTGGATGTGGCAGTTGCGGTGGTGGCTGCGGTGGTAGTGGCTGTGGCGGCGGCGGTGGCGGCTGCGATGACGACTGCTATGACGATAGCTACGACTGTGGTTCCTCTGGTTGTTTTGGTATCTTCAACAAACGAGATGCTGTTGTACCTACTGAAGTGGCCACTGAACAAGACTTGACAAACAACCTATGTTGCccatgctgctgcaaatGTGGATGCTGTCTTGCCAAGAGAGACGAATCTGCAGTTGctactgaagaagatatcaattctgcttttttctgtcccagcagctgctgcggaggatgctgctgtggaggtagtagcagtgatgatgatgacgaagacgactGTGGTTCAAGTTCCAGTTCTAGTTCCTGTGGATCCAGCTCGGGTTCTAGTTGTTGTGGATCAAGTTCTGGATCTAGCTCCAGTTCAGGCTGTGGAAAATCATCTGGTTCTAGCTGTGGATCAAGTGGATCTTCAGCCCCCAATTGTGCTCCAGAACCCGCTCCAGCACCCGTACCCGCACCAATcccagctccagcaccagcaccagctcctgTCTATCCAGCACCCgcacctgctcctgttcctgtgtcacctgctcctgctcctgctcccgtggcaccagctccagctccagttTGCccggcaccagcaccagcccctgctcctgctcctgctcctgttcctgctcctgttccCGCTCCGCCAGCTCCCGTGTGTCCAGCTCCTGCCCCTGCACCagctcctcctcctccgcctccacctccaccacctcctgtCTGCCCTGCTCcggcaccagctccagcaccccctccaccccctcctcctccacctccacctccacctccacctccacctccacctccagctCCCGTATGtgctccaccaccaccacctcctccaccagcaccagcaccagctcccGTGTGtgctccaccacctccacctccacctcctcctccaccacctccacctcctcctccacctcctcctcctccaccacctccacctcctcctccaccacctccaccaccacctcctccagctgAGCCCTGTGAGCCAGaacctgctcctgctccagaGCCCGAGCCAGTCTGGTCAGAGCCCTGTGCTGAGGAGCCCGAGCCCGTTCCCGTTCCCGCACCCAGCGAGTGCGAAAGCGCCGAGAACAGCGAGGAGGCCAACTAAACCCGTCGCTGAGGCGTCCAGTAAAAACACCAGTTACACATTCCAGTCGTTCATTACAATCCTTATATAAACGGTTCTTTATTGTCGgtataaattaaaataaaaattattcTAATTCCCCCTCCTCCTTCTCGCTGCCCTCGCTGccctcgctgcctccggcggctggggcgctgccccagaccccgttgtgctcgcttcgcgagcatcCTCCCGGACACCGGTTCACCAGCACACGGGGGACCCCGCAAtggctcgcgaagcgagcacaacggggtctggggcagcgccccagccgccggaggcaccatCTCCGTCCCCCCTCGGACCCTATTACGCCGTGCATGTCGTATGCACCTGTCGGTATCTCGGCAACATGTTCGTGAACTTTCGTATCTCGAGACTGGACATCTGGACAAAATGGCGTCAACGGTGCTGAAGGTGGTCCTGCTCATTCTGGCGCTGATAAATGCCAAGTCGCTGCCTCTTGCATTCCATGCCAGGTTCTTTTATTATATGGCCAAACACTTTTATGTGTTTAAGAGGGTCAAGGCCAAATCAGTGTTCGAGCCTCGCCAGTATTCTACTCATACGCCGCTGATGgagattgatttcaatCTTCACAAATCCAATTCGACCTATTTTACTGATCTGGATATGGCTCGAACTGACTTGATGATGCACGTATTCAAGGACTATTTCCTTCATTATCAGGACAGCGAGAACAAGACTCGTGACGGCAAGTGGCCCTATTGCCCTCTCGGCGGAGTGGTCTCGGTGTTCCGCCACGAGATCAAACCTTATAGTCCTTACAAGGTGCGATCGCGTATCCTAGGTTGGGATAATAAGTGGATTTTTGTCATTTCTCGGTTCGAGTCTGGCAAGAAGCTACATGCTATCGCTCTGTCTAAATATGTGTTTAAAATGCGCCGAAAGACTGTGCCTCCAGAAGAAGTGCTCAAATTCTGTGGTCTTGCTGACGAAGAGACGCTCAAACAGGGCAAAATGGACTTTGATAAGGCCGAGCATTTCCTCCACCTCGAGAACTTGGAGCATGAATCAATATAGAAAACCCCCCTCGAATAGACTATTGGCCAGACAGGTATGGCAGAAAGGTATGGAGTAATTTGTGTAACATCTAATAATCTATTATAGACGACTACTTATAGAAATaaactgaaaacaaaaaatcaaccctggagctggagaagCTATTCGTCGGAAAGACGCTTGCCAGGGTTAGTGGGAGGAACTCCGATATTGTTGATGTTTCTGAACATCTTAATACCGTTGTCACCCTCAATAAACTGACAAGATCTAGCTACTCTGTAGAGCGAGGTGATGAAGTTGGACTCGTCCTTGACATAGTGCTTGCCCAAAACCTTCTTGATAGCCTCGGTACCCTTGCGTCCATTGTAGAAAGGAATACGGGAAACGTAGTGGTGGAGAACGTGGGTTTCAATGATATCGTGCAAGATGTGCTTGCCAATAAAGCCAAAGTCACGGTcaacagtagcagcagcgccACGGGCAAAACTCCATTCATCAGCGTCGTAGTGGGGCAAACGAGGATCAGTGTGTTGAAGATAGGTAATGTGGACCAACCAGTGGTTCACCCACATCCAGGGCAAAACGTACATGAGGATAACGGTAGAAAGACCCCATCTTTGGATAGAGTAGTACAAACCACCCAAGGTCAAACCGATACCAATATCAGAAATAATGATATCGTAGAAATCCTTCTTGTCGAAAATAGGAGAAGACGGAACATAGTGGTTGGTAACCCACTTGGAACGGGTCGGGTACTTTTGTCCAGTGACATTAGTGGTCAAGTACATGAGCCAGCCGAAAGTCTGTTGAAGAATCAATCCGTACAAAGTAACAATAGGAGTATCTTCGGCATTGGCCTTGATACCACGGATAGAGAAAAAGGTCTCCTTCTCCTTGGGGACGAAAACCATATCACGAGTCAAATGACCAGTAGCCTTGTGGTGCTTAGAGTGAGAAATTCTCCACGAGTGGTAAGGAACAAGCAAGAAAGAGTGAAGGACCCATCCAACAGTATCATTGGCCCATTTGTAGTCGGAAAAGGCGCCGTGGCCACACTCGTGGGCCAAAACCCACCAACCAGTACCAAACAAACCTTGGACAATAGTGTAAGCAGCCCAAGCAAGAACACGAACAGACAACCAGGGAATCAAGTGGATGTACGAAATGGCAAGATAtccaaacaaaccaatGAAGATACCGTCTCTAATGACATATCCCAAGGAGCGAGGAAGAGAACGCTTGTAGCACTCGGGAGGAATTGCATCGAGGATCTCCTTGATAGTGAACTGAGGAGCAATAAATTCCTCACCATAGGTGTTAATGGCCTTCTTGAAGCTGGGCTTCTGAGGTTGATGAGACGACGGTCTACGTTGAGTGACAGTAACGGACGACATTATTGaggttcttttttttctgctACTAAATAagaagtaaaaaaaaaagctcgACAATAGTCAATCCTCGAGAACTATTAAGTGTTGTAAAAAATCCAAGTACTTAAGCACTAAAAAACTCgaagagcttgaagaactaagaaattaaaaacaaaaaaaaaaaagatttaaATTCGCTGTATGCAGAtatttttctatttatacGTAGTACACCTGGATGATCCAAGAAATTTTATCTTCCCCTATATGTACCATGTACCTAATACATGCGTACATAAATACGCACCGTGCTACCGAGGAATCAGGGCCGTGTAAAAGTCAGACCTGACCAAAGTTGCCTGACACATGGCCGTTACTTACGTGTAATAAATGTGCCTGAAGACCGCATCTCCAAATCTATCGAATCTGCTGTCCAGGTCCACAAACTATGATCCTCAAAATTCTTTTATTTACTTTGTTGGCTGTTTGTAGCTGATAAAACTTATTTATCCGCCCCATGTCATACTGACTAAACTCACGGTTAAATTAGGCGTTTGTTTTACCAGGATGGTCTGCTGCGACGGTGGCATAATTGGCAATTGCCAGCTGGTCACTTATCAGGTTAATCTTTGCGAAtcagactgcctccggcggctggggctccgccccagaccctggttgctcctctcgcttcgctcgagtcgaccGTGTTGATTCAGGTGTGGTGTTGTCATGGTGCTGCTATCGTAAATACGTTTGGACTTGGTTGCAGCTTAATTTCCGAAATTCGttattgatatttacaGCCtcgtttctttttattgCGAAAAATCGTTGAATTTTCACCCATATTGCTTTTTTCTGCTCCTTATCAGGCAAGGAtctgaatatttttatccCTCCGAGGCAAAACTTATTTTGATATGCATGCAGAGGTAATTTGATGATCGCCCGGCTCCTGGATCCTGGATATTCAGTCCTCacactagcaccagaacaGCTACGAAATCCGCAAAAAAGTCCACCAACTTCATAGATAAGGAAGCCTTGCCATTATCTCATTGCTACTATAGTATCGGGGAGATCGGTCAATGGTGTGTTCTCGTCAACAGAACAAACAGACCACCACTAACATTGATATGAGGTCAGTTGAGGTAAGACTGCCGGCACCCTTCCGGAAGCACGTTACGGACATATGGAGTGGGACCGGCGACTTACGGAGTTTGAGTGGGGGATATCCGTGTGAAGCTGCCGGCGAGCAAATAAGACGAAGGATAATCGTCATTTGGTGGTCTAGAAGCGGGGGGTGTGGGAGATATCAATGCACCAACAGGCTGACCTGATGATACCTGTGGGTGCTAGTAGACATCTTTGTGTCGAAGGCTGCTATCGACAGATACCACAGGTATTTTAatgttattgttattatttcatATCGAGTAATAAAATGGActtataaaataaaatcaacagCTGCTTCGCTCGGATAAACTTTAATTGGGTCCGACTGTAGTCCGCAATTAGTTAGACCAGGCCCTGTCTGAGTTTTAAACAACGCACCAGCCCATGACAACACCAGTGACacatttttctttcaaactTCTCGATGTTAGCTTATCAGATAACTAACTGAAATCACTAGACTAGCCAATTTGGGGTTTACAAAGATAGATGGGATATTATCAAATTTACTTGTTTAAAGGCAGCAACCAAGCCGCTAACTAACGTCAGATAAAGCCAGCAAGGTCAGCTAGGGTCAGCTAGGGTCAGTTAGGGTCAGCCAGAGTCAGCTAGGGTCGCCAAGGTCAGCCAAGGTCAGCTAAGGGTAACCCAAACATACGACAAGGCACATTAAATTGGTTCAAACACTCTTTGACCAGAATCTTCGCCATTGTCTTCTTATTTGGAAGCTCATGGCCTGATGGGCAACAGAGCAGCCAGTTTTATTGCTCGATTCAGAGCCCGTGTCTGTCCTGTCTATAGCTCTTCTTGGGATAGTCTCACTGTAGAGTAGAGTAGAGTAGATCCGAAAACCGTTTCTTTATTGATCAAACAAGATCAAATATGCAACGCACCACACGCATGCTGAACATCCATGCACTCCTGTGCATCTGGTACAGAACAGTCCCCTGATATGCAGGTGGTAGATGAGCGGGTTTTCTTACCGCTTAACACGTGGGGGAATATATGACAGTCTGAGAACGAGTAATCGAAGCACGACAATGTATTAAAACAGCACTCAATGGTATCTAAAATATTTGTCAATGGAGTCAGGACTCAATTTTGGGGCTGAAGGGTTGGAATTAAAGGGCTTTCGACAACGAACACATGCTGGAAAACCTCTTCCGCAGTTTTGCTGTCTCATCTGCGCTGCAGCTTCTCCCAACAAACGACTGCGTGGGGTTTTGTTGAACCCAACTAAGTTATTCTATAGCCGCGACAGCGCGAATATGTGGTAAGTGACTGGCAGTAAAGCTGTGGGGACCAGACTCCGAAACTGGCTCTGGAAGCGGCATCTGGAGTTGAATCTGGAGATGAATCTGGAGATGAATCTGAGATGCATCTCTGGACCTGATTCTGGAttctggaccctgcgtaAAAAAAACGACATATACACACGCCATTGTTAGTCTGTTAGCCTTACTATTCTTCACTCCTCCTATCTTTCACATCTTACATGGAATACAGATGTTTACGATATGGaaagaaaattaaattTCGTGAAGCACTGATTGATCAAATACCTAGCATATATATCGCCCATAGATAGACTACACTGTATAGTACTTAGATTTTCAGGAATACTGTTCTGGCAGCGTTCGGATTCCTGGTAATGTGAAAGACCACATAAAAATCATGAGATTCACTGTTGTGCTagtaaaataataaataaataattactAAATAGGTACAAGTACACTAGCTCACAGGAGCAGTAGCGAGTTCGCTAGCCCTTTTGCGAGCAGATGCCAGTACAGTCTGGATATGCTCTCTCGACACTTGAATACCCTTATTAATACCAGTAGCGTTACTCGATGTAACAGCAATCGTCAATCCAGTCAAGAGACCGGACGGCGAAGTCACGACATTTATCCGACTATTGAGACATGCCTCTTCGGTTTCGCCCTCGATGTCGGCTATAACTACTGTTTTCTGGTCCTTTTGCACCTCACCAATAGCAAAGGTGCTGCTAAACTGGTCCAAGGAAGCAGACTCATCAGAAAGCTTCAATGGACTTACGGTCGACAGATCACTGACAACTTGCTTTGTATCAGGATCGACCTCCATCTGAGGAATTCTTGTGTTTTTTAATGCAGTGATAATGGCTGTCCACACAGCGTCGAAACAGGGGCCAGTCCTGCTCAAAACCTGAACACTGGCACTCAAAACAAGCCATTTAGTTTTTTCGGCGCCGGGAATTACGAAATTAACTGGATCAATATAATCAGTGTTATTGAGCAATTGGAATGCTCGTTGTGAGATAACCATCTCCTCCTGAGTGGGTGGTCCATTGCGAGTACCACGAATGACTTCAACATTAGGATATACACCGTGCTTTCCCTTCTGTTCCGTAATACCGCCGGTAATTCCACACACGACGGTCGTACCTCCTACACTAATAACAGCCGAACCTAATGTCCCTGGCAGCGGCTCCGACGCCTGGATCGTGGCCTTCCTGAACTCGTCAAACGCTCTCAGTCCACTGGGTCGAAGTCCCAGTTCCAAGTGTCTCTGCAGATAAATATCAGGCTCCAGCCTGGCAAACACCTCAGGTGGAAACGACAACGGCGTAGCAGCTCCCTCCATCTCAACAGTAAATTATCCTCTCTCACCATGATCACTGCTTCACGGTCGCATTTAATAAATTTCAGTGGTTAGGGTTACACGTGCAAGGGGTGGAGATACGGGAGACGAGCcatttgcctccggcggctggggctctgccccagaccccgtagctcctgcttcgcaggagatggccgaGACTGTagacgaaaacgactcgagcgaagcgagaggagcagcggggtctggggcggagccccagccgccggcGGCAGCGAATCCCCAGTATGGACTGGTGCGGCTGACTAGTGAAATTTTATGAGAGAAGGGGAATATTTTGGACTTGCTGCTTGGTATATATCAACAATGTCTGGATTCACCTCAATTTTCGGCAgctctggtgctgccaaggACAGCGCTCCCGGTGCTTTGAGCACTTCGACTTCGTCGGCTGGTAACGCcgagatcaagaagaagctccaACAGCAGATCTCGCAGGAACTGGCAGTGGCCAATGCCACCGAGTTGGTTAACGTAAGTAGAGTGGTACGGGGAGAACAGGCCCAAGAGAAGAATTAATGGGATGAGAACGGTTTTATGGGTGGTAATAAGAAAGTATGACTAACAGAACAGAAAATCACTGAGAATTGTTTCGAAAAGTGCATTCCCGTGCCCGGAGCCGTGGTCAGCAGCGCTGAGAACGACTGTACTAAGAAGTGCATGGAGAAGTACATGTATGCCTGGAACATCATTTCCAAGAGCTACATTTCCCGAATCCAACAGGCCGGCGCTTCTGGTATTTAAACCATTTAATAACCTTTTTATTGTAAATAGTGTATatatttgatttgtttcATTGTTAACGGCAGTAGTTTCCGCATAGCGGGGACATGCAGGGTCGACCGATAAGGGCAAGGAATTGCTGGTTCCGAAGAGATGGAGGTAGAGGGAAGAGAATCGGGTGGGGAGAATGAATATGTTTAATAGTTAAATTAATGATCATCTgatttgaaaagaaaatagaTAGCAAAAGTATGAGAGATATTGTGGTATTTGGATCAATTAACTATGATCTGGTGACAACCTCGAAAAGAGTTCCTGCTAGCGGGGAGACAattgctgcttctggatTCAAAACTTTTCATGGCGGAAAAGGCGCCAATCAAGCCAGAGCTTTGAGACGACTGTCAGataaaaatgaaatcacTGTACGCATGATTGGTAGAGTTGGAAATGATGTTTTTGGCGAAGAATTGCTTTCTGGATTAGAAAAAGAGGGAATTGACGTTTCTCGTGTcgagaagatcaagaatgAGCCTACCGGTACTGCTACTATCATTGTTGACGAAGCATTAGGAGAGAATCGAATTCTTGTATATCCAGGTGCTAATGGAACATTCAAAGTCACCGAGGAAACTGTTTGGGATGAGATCAGAAAAGCCAATTTCCTAGTTTTGCAGAACGAAATCCCTGTTGACGTAGTGTTTAAAGCTATCCAGGTAGCCCATGATGCTCACATCACTGTTATATATAATCCATCTCCTATGACAGAAATACCTCATGAAATTCTGTCAAAAGTGGATCTTCTCGTTCTGAACTCTACAGAGGCCAATGCCATTCTACCTGACTCTGTGGCTACCATAGACGACGATGTTGACAGGGCACTAATTGCCATGAAGAAACTCCAACAAAAACTCGAATCCACCAGCATTATCATCACGCTTGGAGCCAATGGCTCAATCTTCTCCTCTCCCGGAGCTTCTCCCCAGACCTTTTCTGCAGCTAAAGCCGACAAAATTGTCGACACCACCGGTGCCGGCGACACATTCCTCGGTGCATTCGTATCCAAATGGTCCAAAGACCCTCGCGACCACAATATTATCCCCGAGGCCATATCATTCgcctctgctgcttctgctctTGCCGTAGCCCGTCCAGGGGCCGCAGATGGCATCCCATATCTTCGCGAGCTCTAAGgcgggtctgcctccggcggctggggctccgccccagaccccgctgctcctctcgctgcgctcgagtcgttacgtccacggtccctgccatctcctgcgaagcaggagcaacggggtctggggcggagccccagccgccggggGCAAAGCCCATAAAACATAGTTAAAATGcaatttataaataagttTGTCACAAGTCCCGGATGAGGTCTGAAGTGTCATCGTCAACGTCTTCCACGGATAGAGAAACCCCCATCATATTGCGGTGGCGGATGGATGAGGACAATGGGTCTACGACCGCGTCCCTGGCCGGATCTGTGACATATTCGGAGGAGCCGAGAACTCGTCCTGTTCCTTGGAACCTGTCGGCGCTTCTGGTCAGTACACGAGGAGGGCCAACAGGATTAAGACGACGACTAGAACTGCGACTCCTCCCCCCGTACTGTGATTCTGACTCTGGAGGAGGATCTCGGACAATTTTCCGCGCCTCTTCCACGAGTGACTTCATAGCATCACCTCCAAGGGGCTCGCTACTTCGCCGGCGATAAAATAAAAGGTATGCGGCTCCTGTAATACTTGCCTCGGGTTCAGTGGGACGAACGTTCGCATCGTCGTAATAGTACCACTTATTATCAACAAAGTTCTTAGCATAGGCTGTATAATGACCACCTCCTAATCCCCCATAGTGATTGTCCACAGCAATCAAATCATATATCAAGTCTCCTTCTTGGTAGCTCTTTTTATCAGCTACCCGGTCTGACATGTCCAGGCCCTCTATGGGGAAGTTAACAACAGACGAGATCTTGTCACGAAAACTACGGAAGCTGGAGAATCGCTTCAAGTGGATTGTGAAAATGTCCGGAATCTTCCACAAATCAATGGTCTTGGTCGCCTGTCGAAGTTTTTGACATCTGGAACAATAC
The Sugiyamaella lignohabitans strain CBS 10342 chromosome A, complete sequence genome window above contains:
- a CDS encoding filamentous hemagglutinin family outer membrane protein, which gives rise to MKFTNSVILLQALVSASLALPIENSNGAKPLNSTASPIGLMAINPERDDVHQRSVIAKSDGSLWLRKGTGSDAVGSVDRDMAVQPMAGGRRLTVGQDGSLQLAEKVDTSNSEEFSIDVKDYVLHLTTKDAMACPVDDQYKVFWGANVRCEGGIPVKLQSINLEASNSNNTSANKLLKRQNYGGAYIWHEPFFDCQGQYHEGVHSCDEAYICDRQYFDNRWHDGQWRNGVWHEGNWGSDGIWHDSVYDGRFTPERDGRYGPYGRHHGGYENGGCGREECGREECGHEGSCGREREREREECSREESCGREESCGREESCGCGNEGCGCDGRYDGRYEGHHGRHHEGYHDGRYDGRYDGRYDGRYDGRYDGRYEGRYEGAPYDGRHHEGRYECEEERGCGYEHHPSNQGCNEYGGYGRYGYHELVKTEEAVPATEEMEAQAVETPAEATVAVADAVVPAEEEEQSAVAPVVSLAKRLFGLCGGSSNKGCDSGCDSGCDSGGGSSGCSLCGLCGGGGGGSSCGSSCGSGCGSGCGSSCGSGCGGGCGSSCGGCGSCGGGCGGSGCGGGGGGCDDDCYDDSYDCGSSGCFGIFNKRDAVVPTEVATEQDLTNNLCCPCCCKCGCCLAKRDESAVATEEDINSAFFCPSSCCGGCCCGGSSSDDDDEDDCGSSSSSSSCGSSSGSSCCGSSSGSSSSSGCGKSSGSSCGSSGSSAPNCAPEPAPAPVPAPIPAPAPAPAPVYPAPAPAPVPVSPAPAPAPVAPAPAPVCPAPAPAPAPAPAPVPAPVPAPPAPVCPAPAPAPAPPPPPPPPPPPVCPAPAPAPAPPPPPPPPPPPPPPPPPPPPAPVCAPPPPPPPPAPAPAPVCAPPPPPPPPPPPPPPPPPPPPPPPPPPPPPPPPPPPPPAEPCEPEPAPAPEPEPVWSEPCAEEPEPVPVPAPSECESAENSEEAN
- the ODE1 gene encoding putative delta-12 fatty acid desaturase (one of two likely delta-12 fatty acid desaturases similar to E.nudulans OdeA; conversion of oleic acid to linoleic acid, psi factor production; allele of CaO19.118), with translation MSSVTVTQRRPSSHQPQKPSFKKAINTYGEEFIAPQFTIKEILDAIPPECYKRSLPRSLGYVIRDGIFIGLFGYLAISYIHLIPWLSVRVLAWAAYTIVQGLFGTGWWVLAHECGHGAFSDYKWANDTVGWVLHSFLLVPYHSWRISHSKHHKATGHLTRDMVFVPKEKETFFSIRGIKANAEDTPIVTLYGLILQQTFGWLMYLTTNVTGQKYPTRSKWVTNHYVPSSPIFDKKDFYDIIISDIGIGLTLGGLYYSIQRWGLSTVILMYVLPWMWVNHWLVHITYLQHTDPRLPHYDADEWSFARGAAATVDRDFGFIGKHILHDIIETHVLHHYVSRIPFYNGRKGTEAIKKVLGKHYVKDESNFITSLYRVARSCQFIEGDNGIKMFRNINNIGVPPTNPGKRLSDE